Proteins encoded in a region of the Quercus lobata isolate SW786 chromosome 8, ValleyOak3.0 Primary Assembly, whole genome shotgun sequence genome:
- the LOC115955476 gene encoding uncharacterized protein LOC115955476, producing the protein MQTVNAVFKEPVQLILEKVKDEPFFRWPGKMAGDPSKCNQSLYCHYHQDHGHITEDCRNLWNHLDQLVREGKLHHLLHPSNSHAGQATQEPRKDLSLRPPTGMIHVILAAPGRTDSFPFRVLSVARLPAEDKEKEFKRFKKGSSLILGFSDKDKKGTIQPHNDALVVTLRIGVLM; encoded by the coding sequence ATGCAAACAGTTAATGCCGTGTTCAAAGAGCCAGTGCAGCTAATTCTGGAGAAAGTCAAGGACGAACCTTTCTTCAGATGGCCAGGTAAAATGGCTGGCGACCCTTCGAAATGCAACCAGAGCCTGTATTGTCATTATCATCAAGACCACGGGCATATCACTGAagactgcaggaatctatggaaccACTTAGACCagctggtccgagaaggaaaatTGCATCATCTTTTACACCCATCTAACAGTCATGCGGGCCAGGCAACGCAGGAGCCTCGGAAAGATTTATCTTTAAGACCTCCCACAGGGATGATACACGTCATCCTTGCCGCCCCAGGAAGAACTGACTCGTTTCCTTTTAGGGTACTATCCGTGGCTCGGCTCCCCGCCGAGGACAAGGAAAAAGAgtttaaaagatttaaaaagggaagctctttgattcTGGGATTCTCGGATAAGGATAAGAAGGGAACTATTCAACCCCACAACGATGCTCTAGTGGTTACGCTTAGAATTGGAGTTTTGATGTGA
- the LOC115955477 gene encoding heavy metal-associated isoprenylated plant protein 47-like translates to MKQKIVIKVQMNCDKCTRKAMKIACKANGVNSVAIEGSDRDQLVVIGEGVDSANLTCSLRKKLCYAALWSVDEVKANKKPEEKPKPEVQKPNKPESTSSTCYCGCPQLPICPQYAPYPMLYESRVYDYTPSPSYCPIM, encoded by the exons ATGAAG CAAAAAATAGTGATCAAGGTGCAAATGAACTGTGACAAATGCACAAGAAAGGCCATGAAGATTGCCTGCAAAGCAAATG GTGTGAACTCGGTGGCAATAGAAGGGTCTGATAGAGATCAGTTGGTAGTGATTGGTGAAGGTGTTGACTCTGCTAACTTGACCTGCTCATTAAGGAAAAAGCTCTGCTATGCCGCTTTATGGAGCGTGGACGAAGTGAAGGCAAATAAAAAACCAGAAGAGAAACCAAAACCGGAAGTTCAGAAGCCAAACAAACCCGAAAGTACCTCTTCAACATGTTATTGTGGCTGTCCTCAGTTGCCCATCTGCCCTCAATATGCACCATATCCCATGTTATATGAATCGAGAGTCTATGATTATACTCCGAGTCCAAGTTACTGCCCCATCATGTGA
- the LOC115955478 gene encoding uncharacterized protein LOC115955478 has translation MDECPLSLPGNSPSMPNVQAPQSQYDSIEADGQSEIVNVPIDVEDDEDDEDYNLSDFSESDDDIIEDFGMEDDGINRAIGGKQLEGVWNGEGDSDHGDSDELRSAEGSSDDEGNSRPRFPEFNQRIGMENVQLVKDQKFASHVIFKEALKEWCIKEKHDFEYKHNDKWRVTAICKKKCGWKIHASQTQMGDAFQIKSFKSIHTCGKDHKNSKISSRWLANKYLPFFRDDHTWTANALKGAVFRDHEVNVTLDQCYKAKRMAFKMIHGAEEKQYERLWDYAAAIRKWNVGSTVKIQTANDVFERMYICLDACKRGFLAGCRPLIGIDGCHLKGTTGGQLLVAVGKDGNDNIFPIAFAIVEIENKSSWTWFLQCLLDDIGHVDENEWVFISDRQKGLVETFKDLMPNAEHRFCVRHLHANFKKDFPGKVLKDAMWSAARAATKNSFDFHMDELKKLDVKAYEWLMKLDVRTWSRHAFNPRSKSDTLVNNIAESFNAWILEARDKPVLTMMEIIRVMLMQRLQTKRDHMRRYEGRVCPRIYKKLERIKSEVGHCISRWNGESKYEVEYIYGGRYVVDLNERTCGCGRWGLSGIPCFHVAAAIIEHGEQLETYPTSKP, from the exons ATGGATGAATGTCCACTGTCACTCCCTGGAAATTCACCTTCTATGCCAAATGTACAAGCTCCTCAATCCCAATATGATTCTATTGAGGCTGATGGCCAATCTGAAATTGTTAATGTTCCAATTGATGTGGAGGATGACGAGGATGATGAAGATTACAATTTGAGTGATTTTTCTGAATCTGATGATGATATAATTGAAGATTTTGGTATGGAGGATGATGGAATCAATAGAGCAATTGGAGGCAAGCAGCTTGAGGGAGTTTGGAATGGTGAAGGAGATTCAGATCATGGGGATAGTGATGAGTTAAGGAGTGCAGAAGGGTCATCTGATGATGAAGGGAATTCAAGGCCTAGGTTCCCTGAGTTTAACCAGCGCATTGGCATGGAGAATGTACAGCTAGTGAAGGATCAAAAATTTGCATCACATGTCATCTTCAAGGAGGCACTAAAGGAGTGGTGTattaaagaaaaacatgattttgagtATAAGCACAATGATAAGTGGAGAGTAACAgctatatgtaaaaaaaaatgtggttggAAGATACATGCATCCCAAACACAAATGGGAGATGCCtttcaaatcaaaagttttaaaagCATTCATACGTGTGGCAAGGATCATAAGAATAGTAAGATTTCTTCAAGGTGGCTAGCCAATAAATATTTGCCATTCTTTAGAGATGATCATACTTGGACAGCAAATGCATTGAAGGGTGCAGTGTTTAGGGACCATGAAGTTAATGTGACTTTGGACCAATGTTATAAGGCTAAGAGAATGGCATTCAAGATGATACATGGTGCTGAGGAGAAGCAGTATGAGAGACTTTGGGACTATGCAGCTGCTATTAGGAAGTGGAATGTGGGTAGCACAGTGAAGATACAAACTGCGAATGATGTGTTTGAGAGAATGTATATTTGTCTTGATGCTTGCAAAAGGGGATTTTTAGCAGGTTGTAGGCCACTTATTGGGATAGATGGTTGTCATTTGAAGGGGACAACAGGTGGACAGTTGCTGGTTGCTGTTGGAAAGGATGGGAATGATAATATCTTCCCAATCGCTTTTGCTATCGTTGAAATTGAGAATAAAAGCTCTTGGACCTGGTTTCTACAATGCCTGTTGGATGACATTGGACATGTGGATGAAAATGAATGGGTCTTTATCTCAGACCGACAGAAG GGATTAGTAGAGACTTTTAAAGATTTGATGCCTAATGCAGAGCACAGATTTTGTGTTAGGCATTTACATGCAAATTTTAAGAAGGATTTTCCTGGGAAGGTACTCAAAGATGCAATGTGGAGTGCTGCTAGGGCAGCAACAAAGAATTCTTTTGACTTCCACATGGATGAGTTGAAGAAGCTAGATGTGAAGGCATATGAGTGGCTTATGAAGTTAGATGTGAGAACATGGAGCAGACATGCTTTTAATCCAAGAAGCAAGAGTGACACTCTAGTAAACAATATAGCAGAGTCTTTCAATGCTTGGATTTTGGAGGCTAGGGATAAACCAGTGTTGACAATGATGGAGATCATAAGAGTGATGTTGATGCAAAGGTTGCAAACCAAAAGAGATCATATGAGAAGGTATGAAGGGAGGGTTTGTCCAAGAATCTATAAGAAGCTTGAGAGGATAAAAAGCGAGGTTGGACATTGCATTTCTCGTTGGAATGGAGAGTCCAAATATGAGGTGGAGTATATTTATGGTGGAAGATATGTGGTGGACTTGAATGAGAGGACTTGTGGTTGTGGGAGATGGGGATTGAGTGGAATCCCATGTTTTCATGTTGCTGCTGCAATAATTGAGCATGGAGAGCAACTTGAGACTTAT CCCACTTCCAAGCCATGA